AAAGCCGATGATGAAATAGGAGACTTGCTTCATATGTATCGGACGTTAATGAATGAGCTCGAAATTTCGTTTACAAAACAACAGCAATTTGTTGCCGATGCCTCACATGAGCTACGAACGCCAATCCAAGTAATTGAAGGTCATTTATCGCTTCTTTCGCGTTGGGGTAAGAATGACCCACAGGTGTTGGAAGAATCGTTACATACATCCCTTGCAGAAATTACAAGTATGAAAAAGATGATTGAAGAGCTACTACAGCTTGCCCGGAATGTGGAAGTAGATGAAACTAAAAGCGCGGATGTTGAAGTCGTCTATAATCAAGTAAGTAAAGAGTTGAAGCAACTTTATCCAAATGCAAGTTTTGAATTAACTGTTATAGGGCAGATTGGAAATGCGGTTATAACTGAACATGCACTAACCCAAATCTTTAGAAATATTATGAGTAATGGCATTCGATATAACATTAACGAACCAATATTACAAACAACGATACAATATACAAATAGCGCTATTTTTGTAACGATAGAGGATAATGGGATCGGCATTGCACAAGAGCATTTACCACATATCTTTGATCGTTTTTACCGAATTGACGCATCGCGAACAAACGCTATTTCAGGTACAGGGCTAGGCTTGAGCATTACAAAGATGCTTCTAGAAAAATACCAAGGGGAGATCAATGTCGAAAGTACGCTAAATAGTGGCACGGCATTTGTAATAAAGTTATTTAAAAAATAGAGT
This portion of the Solibacillus daqui genome encodes:
- a CDS encoding HAMP domain-containing sensor histidine kinase, which produces MKRLEERFLKTSLKSKWILAVGATIFISYTIISVVLYIALQTWLLNNEEKNAMRTVDDMTSFFYAQERSVTIQNLQNNSALMKAILTQEQTVRIFNMDGIEVLSINDITSVADFPSNANINENETNISEQTVDGKDSFVVHQLVQIGPFQGIMQLIHPLSTFHSMMKYILTTIIIVGIGALLFSVSISYYLANLLMKPLVQLRDAMNLVRNDGFIAQPEFHYKADDEIGDLLHMYRTLMNELEISFTKQQQFVADASHELRTPIQVIEGHLSLLSRWGKNDPQVLEESLHTSLAEITSMKKMIEELLQLARNVEVDETKSADVEVVYNQVSKELKQLYPNASFELTVIGQIGNAVITEHALTQIFRNIMSNGIRYNINEPILQTTIQYTNSAIFVTIEDNGIGIAQEHLPHIFDRFYRIDASRTNAISGTGLGLSITKMLLEKYQGEINVESTLNSGTAFVIKLFKK